Genomic window (Kosakonia sp. BYX6):
ACGTCGCGGCTCGCGGCCAATAAATAAGTTGTCCGCTACCGACATATTCGGCAGCAGGTTCACTTCCTGGTACACCGTGCCAATGCCGAGTTGTTGCGCGTGGGCGGTGTTTTTCGGGTTGATGGCCTGGCCTTCCAGCCAAATAGTGCCTTTATCTGCGTGGTAAACCCCGGTTAATGCTTTGATGAGCGTGGATTTTCCCGCGCCGTTTTCCCCAAGCAGGGCCATGATTTCGCCGCGTCGCAGCGTGAAATCCACGTTATCGAGCGCTTTTACGCCGGGAAAGAATTTACTTAAGCCTTCGGTTCGCAGGATTTCCTGGTGTGCTTCCGCGTTCATTGTTGACCCCTTACGCTAAGACCCTCTCCCCGCAGGGAGAGGGTTTTCGGGACTCAGTAACCCATATTTTTCTTCTTCTCCAGCTCCTCTTTCGCCGTATCCGGCAGGTAGAGCGTGGATTTGGTAATGGTCAACTTCGGCGGCATCGTGCCGTCTTTTTTGTATTTCTCCAGCGCGTCAAACGCTGGACCCGCCATATTTGGCGTCAGTTCGACGCTGGCGTTGGCTTCGCCATCGATCATCGCTTTGTAGATATCCGGTACGCCGTCGATAGAACCGGTCAGGATGTCTTTGCCCGGTTTCAGACCCGCTTCTTTGATAGCCTGAATCGCGCCGATCACCATGTCATCGTTATGGGCGTAAACCATGCAAATGTTTTTGCCGTTGTTTTCCGCCTTGATAAAACTCTCCATCACCTCTTTACCCTTGCTGCGCGTAAAGTCGCCGGACTGCGAACGAATGATTTTGATGTTAGAAGCTTTGGAAATGGCTTCGGCGAAGCCTTTCTTACGATCGATTGCCACACTCGCGCCGACGGTGCCTTGCAGTTCAACGACATTACACTGTTTGCCATCGACGGTTTTCACCAGCCATTCGCCAATCAGCTTGCCTTCCAGAATGTTGTCGGCGGTGACGGTGGTCATATAGAGCGATTTGTCTTTGACATCAATTGAACGGTCGAGCAGGAAAACCGGGATTTTGGCCTCTTTCGCTTCTTTCAGCACCGGCTCCCAGCCGGTGGCGACCACCGGGGCGATAAAGATGGCGTCGACACCCTGAGCGATGAACGAACGCACCGCTTTGAGCTGGTTTTCCTGTTTTTGCTGGCCGTCAGCAATTTTCAACGTAATGCCGCGCTTGCTGGCTTCGCTTTTCGCGACGTTGGTTTCAGCGGCTCGCCAGCCGGATTCTGATCCGACCTGCGAAAATCCTACGGTTAACGGGGCGGCTATCGCCATAGACGACATGGCTGCCGAAACTGCTGTGACAAGAAGTAAGCGCTTCCACATAAGAGAATCCTCGTAGGGTTATTGTTGGCTACAACTTCACCTGCGGGGAAACTATAGACAATGGGCGATGTAACAGAATGAGTTACATCACAAATCCGAAAAGTGAATGAATTGTTGATTGCCAGTTGCGATCTGGCACGCGAAATGACCGTCTGAAACGCAGCATAAATCTCCCTTGAAATTGCAGGAATTTACCGCAGCAACATCGCAACGAAATGGCGTTGTAATCGGTTTCACAAAATTATTCAGGATGCTGCTGTCGTTATGGACAAAACGACTGAAAAACGGCAGAGGAAAAGGGTCTGAAAAGTGTGAGGAAGGTAAAACACATCAAGACTTTCACCGCGAGTTGGCTATAATACCCGGCACTTGTTTGCCACACATTTCAAAGGAAACAAACATGAGCTTACTCAACGTCCCGGCGGGTAAAGATCTGCCAGAAGATATCTACGTCGTTATCGAAATTCCGGCTAACGCTGACCCGATCAAATACGAAGTCGACAAAGAAAGCGGCGCGCTGTTCGTTGACCGTTTCATGTCCACCGCCATGTTCTATCCGTGCAACTACGGTTACATCAACCACACCCTCTCCCTGGATGGTGACCCGGTAGACGTGCTGGTGCCGACGCCGTACCCGCTGGAGCCAGGCTCTGTTATTCGCTGCCGTCCGGTTGGCGTGCTGAAAATGACCGACGAATCTGGCGAAGATGCGAAACTGGTTGCCGTTCCGCACACCAAACTGAGCAAAGAGTACGATCACATTAAAGATGTGAACGACCTGCCGGAACTGCTGAAAGCGCAGATCACTCACTTCTTCGAGCACTACAAAGATCTCGAAAAAGGCAAATGGGTGAAAGTGGACGGTTGGGACAACGCTGAAGCAGCAAAAGCTGAAATCGTTGCATCCTTCGAGCGCGCAGCTAAGAAGTAATACGGTTTATCTGAAAAAAGCCCTGGCGCGGTTACGCGGCCGGGGCTTTTTTTTGGCTACGTTTTGGGATGTTACGGCTGGATGTCGGATGGCGGCTGTGCCTTATCCGACCTACAAATCCCAATAATACAGACTGCTGGCGCCGTTTGTAGGCCCGGTAAGCGCAGCACCACCGGGCAATTGCCAACACACCCGTGCATAAAAAAACCGCGCCTTCCGGCGCGGTTCTCTGTGACTGATTACTTCTGATACTGGTCGCGGTCGAGCCAGTTACCGCTTTCGATAAAGACTTTACCCTCAACCGAACGCTGGTAGACATACATCCAGGCGCTGCCATACGGCGTCTGGATCAACTGACGTTTATACTCGCCGCCTGCGGTACGCAGCGCGTCCAGCTCACCAAGCGTTGCCGCGTCGATGCGATAGACTTCGCCCATGACGCTGCCTTCCCCCGGCACCGCGCCGGGATAATGCCCGAGGCTGTATAGCCGATGATTTTCGACAACAAAGTCCCCCAGCCACTGAGCGTTAGTCATCCAGTGGCTGTTGCCTTGCTTGCGTCGTAAACTGCCGTAGACAAATATTCGCATTGCTAAAACTCAAACTGATAGAGCAAATCTAGTGCCTGATCTACGCCAGACACCGCTTCAAGATACAGCTTAGGCATCAGGCGATAACGTAACGTGAGAGTCGCCAGTGAGTCAAAAATTCCTACACCATATTTTACTTGTAGACCCGGCAGCACATAGCCGCTGACCACTACTTGCGAAGAATCACCGACGCCTTGGGTATCCAGCGCCAGATTACTGACACCAAATGTCTCGCCGATTTTACCCACAACCTGCCCACTTTGTGCAACCCCTAAGCCAATCAGCATAGAAGTCATCGCCGCGCTGTCGCTCTGCTCACTCTCCAGACCTTGCCCGCGCAGCAGGTAAGAAAGCGCTTCCTGTTGCGACATCGCCGGGTCAGAGAAGATCTCCGCTTTCGGTTCATCGGCAGAACCGGTCACACGTACCCCGGCAATCACGTCGTTTTCGGTCGATTCAGGATTACGAATCGCCTCAATATTCAGCAGCGGTTGATCCGGTGGACCGGAGAACAGCAGCTCGCCTTTGCGCACAATCAGATCCTGCCCGTAAGCATGGAAGCGCCCTTCGGGGATGTTGATCTGCCCATTCAGCCCCAGCCCTTGCTTGTCCTGCGCCACTTTCAGGTCGCCGGTCAGCCGCGCTTTCAGGCCGAAAGCATCCAACCGCACGTTGTTGCCCACATGCACAGTCAAATTGCTGTTGATGGGGATCGAGGTGCTTTTCGGCTCCTCAGGTTGCAGATCCTTGTTGAGCATCACTTCATCGCTGGAAACACCCACCGCGCTTTCCGGCACATCGTGCACCACAATGCGCGCCCACGGCACATCGACATTACCATCTAGCGTAAACAGGCTCGGCGTGGCTTCAAACACCACATCCGGCGACACATCGAGGCGCACCATCGGCGGCACAGTAATGCGCACTTTGCTGCCTTTCGCCGCCACGCGCGCGCGCCAGTTGTCGATTTGGCTCCAGTCAGCGTCGCCGCTCAGGTTGATCTGCCCCTGCCCGGTGCGCACCACACCTTGCAACGTCGAACTCATCCCGTTGAAATTCATCGCCAATTGGCTGGGTTGCATGTCGAACGGCATAAAATTGCCCTCGACATCCAGCCCGGTCAGGCCGAGTTGCCCGAACAGTTGCGGGCTTTGTGCATTGCCCGCCAGGCGCAGATTCGCGTTCAGCGTGCCCGCCGCTTTTTCGCCCCGGCTGAAAATGGCGTTCGCCATCGCCAGCGAGAAGTTGCGGATATTCACATTGCCGCCAAGATTGCGCCGCCCCTGCGGATCAGTAATCTGCACCTGGCCGTCGAACTGGCCGTTATTGGTCAGGCGGATTAACCAGCCGAGATCGGCGCGGTTATTTTGCAGCTTCGCGTTAAGGTTCAGGGTGTCGAACGCCACCGGCAGCGGCGAACCATTCACGATTTGCGTGACTTTCACCCCTCGCCCGGACAGCGTGACCTGCCCCTGCGGCAAGCCCTCTTTGGTGGTGTCCCAGCTTACATCCGCTTTACCGCTAAACACGCCGCTCGCCTGGGTGGTTTCCGGCATAAACGGTTTCAGCATCGCCAAATCGAAGCGGTTGAGATTGACTATCGCGCGGCCTTGCGCGCCCGCATCAATGGTTTGCGGGATGCACAATCCGGCGTTCGGG
Coding sequences:
- the ytfQ gene encoding galactofuranose ABC transporter substrate-binding protein YtfQ yields the protein MWKRLLLVTAVSAAMSSMAIAAPLTVGFSQVGSESGWRAAETNVAKSEASKRGITLKIADGQQKQENQLKAVRSFIAQGVDAIFIAPVVATGWEPVLKEAKEAKIPVFLLDRSIDVKDKSLYMTTVTADNILEGKLIGEWLVKTVDGKQCNVVELQGTVGASVAIDRKKGFAEAISKASNIKIIRSQSGDFTRSKGKEVMESFIKAENNGKNICMVYAHNDDMVIGAIQAIKEAGLKPGKDILTGSIDGVPDIYKAMIDGEANASVELTPNMAGPAFDALEKYKKDGTMPPKLTITKSTLYLPDTAKEELEKKKNMGY
- the ppa gene encoding inorganic diphosphatase: MSLLNVPAGKDLPEDIYVVIEIPANADPIKYEVDKESGALFVDRFMSTAMFYPCNYGYINHTLSLDGDPVDVLVPTPYPLEPGSVIRCRPVGVLKMTDESGEDAKLVAVPHTKLSKEYDHIKDVNDLPELLKAQITHFFEHYKDLEKGKWVKVDGWDNAEAAKAEIVASFERAAKK
- a CDS encoding gamma-glutamylcyclotransferase family protein; its protein translation is MRIFVYGSLRRKQGNSHWMTNAQWLGDFVVENHRLYSLGHYPGAVPGEGSVMGEVYRIDAATLGELDALRTAGGEYKRQLIQTPYGSAWMYVYQRSVEGKVFIESGNWLDRDQYQK